The Terriglobales bacterium genome includes a region encoding these proteins:
- a CDS encoding DUF309 domain-containing protein, whose translation MDASGYRRGISLFNAGDFFDAHEALEDVWREAAGRRKLFLQALIQIAVGLHHHSTGNLAGARSLLARGGKKLAGYPAAYAGLDVAGLRRALARWEEALAAGVPTPAPPRLRRPAKPPLRARR comes from the coding sequence CAATGCCGGGGATTTCTTCGACGCCCACGAGGCCTTGGAGGACGTCTGGCGGGAGGCCGCGGGCCGCCGCAAACTCTTCCTGCAGGCGCTGATCCAGATCGCGGTGGGCCTGCACCACCACTCCACCGGAAACCTCGCGGGAGCGCGCTCGCTGCTGGCGCGGGGCGGGAAGAAGCTGGCCGGCTATCCCGCCGCCTACGCCGGCCTGGACGTGGCCGGGCTGCGGCGCGCCCTCGCCCGCTGGGAGGAAGCCCTGGCCGCCGGCGTGCCCACGCCCGCGCCGCCTCGCCTGCGTCGCCCCGCCAAGCCCCCGCTCCGCGCCCGGCGGTGA